In a genomic window of Neoarius graeffei isolate fNeoGra1 chromosome 13, fNeoGra1.pri, whole genome shotgun sequence:
- the zgc:154075 gene encoding uncharacterized protein zgc:154075 isoform X3: MPSPVKVIVIGAGSRGETYSHFASIHPNRLQIVGIADPRLFARKKLQECHNVPEENVFDDWHCVTEREKFADAVFICTPDRLHKEPAVVLARKGYHILLEKPMAVTLEDCTEIAETCVQCGVMLTVCHVLQYDPFIRKIKVLIDSGAIGDVIHIQHLEPVGFYHFAHSFVRGNWRNEAESSFALLAKSCHDLDLIHHWAGGRRCIKVSSFGSLSHFRKENKPPGAANRCLDCSVEKDCPYSAKKIYLDRVRKGWVSWPVSVVCRNSVPDIESVTEALKTGPYGRCVYECDNDVCSNQVVNMEFEGGLTASFSMVAFTEHICQRKTSIYGSKGELTYNGHEIKVFDFLTQTSTKHTVAMNIPGNFGNGGHGAADYHLVDAFVSAVAISCLAL, from the exons ATGCCGTCGCCCGTTAAAGTTATTGTGATTGGAGCTGGGAGCCGTGGTGAGACGTACTCTCACTTTGCCTCCATCCACCCCAATCGCCTGCAA aTAGTTGGAATTGCTGACCCAAGACTTTTTGCACGAAAGAAGCTCCAGGAGTGTCACAACGTGCCTGAAGAAAATGTATTTGACG ACTGGCATTGTGTAACAGAAAGGGAGAAGTTTGCGGATGCAGTATTCATCTGCACTCCTGATCGCCTTCATAAG GAACCTGCAGTAGTTTTGGCGAGAAAGGGTTATCATATACTCTTGGAGAAGCCAATGGCA GTGACTCTAGAGGACTGCACAGAGATTGCTGAGACTTGCGTTCAGTGTGGTGTAATGCTAACAGTGTGCCATGTTCTCCAATACGACCCATTCATCAGAAAAATAAAA GTGCTGATTGACAGTGGAGCCATTGGGGATGTCATTCATATTCAACACTTAGAACCA GTGGGCTTTTACCACTTTGCTCACTCCTTTGTGAGAGGAAATTGGAGAAATGAGGCAGAGAGCTCTTTTGCTCTTCTAGCCAAATCCTGCCATGACCTGGACCTGATTCATCACTGGGCTGGAGGACGCAG GTGCATAAAAGTTTCATCATTTGGATCCCTCAGCCATTTCCGAAAAGAAAACAAG CCACCAGGAGCAGCAAATCGTTGCTTAGATTGTTCTGTAGAAAAAGACTGTCCTTATTCTGCAAAGAAAATCTACCTGGACAGAGTGAGAAAG GGATGGGTAAGCTGGCCAGTGTCAGTTGTGTGCAGGAATTCAGTTCCTGATATTGAGTCAGTAACTGAGGCCTTGAAAACAGGTCCATACGGTCGCTGTGTCTATGAGTGTGACAACGATGTCTGCTCAAATCAG GTTGTTAATATGGAATTTGAAGGAGGCCTCACTGCTTCTTTTAGCATGGTGGCATTTACGGAACACATATGTCAGCGCAAAACAAGCATCTATGGCAGTAAG GGGGAGCTGACCTACAACGGACATGAGATCAAAGTATTCGACTTTCTTACTCAGACATCCACAAAGCACACGGTAGCTATGAACATACCAGGGAACTTCGGCAATGGTGGTCATGGTGCTGCAGATTATCATCTTGTTGACGCTTTCGTTTCAGCTGTAGCG
- the zgc:154075 gene encoding uncharacterized protein zgc:154075 isoform X1, with translation MPSPVKVIVIGAGSRGETYSHFASIHPNRLQIVGIADPRLFARKKLQECHNVPEENVFDDWHCVTEREKFADAVFICTPDRLHKEPAVVLARKGYHILLEKPMAVTLEDCTEIAETCVQCGVMLTVCHVLQYDPFIRKIKVLIDSGAIGDVIHIQHLEPVGFYHFAHSFVRGNWRNEAESSFALLAKSCHDLDLIHHWAGGRRCIKVSSFGSLSHFRKENKPPGAANRCLDCSVEKDCPYSAKKIYLDRVRKGWVSWPVSVVCRNSVPDIESVTEALKTGPYGRCVYECDNDVCSNQVVNMEFEGGLTASFSMVAFTEHICQRKTSIYGSKGELTYNGHEIKVFDFLTQTSTKHTVAMNIPGNFGNGGHGAADYHLVDAFVSAVASGNPMLVHSGPKETLASHRLVFEAERSRLENRVVMCVTDHD, from the exons ATGCCGTCGCCCGTTAAAGTTATTGTGATTGGAGCTGGGAGCCGTGGTGAGACGTACTCTCACTTTGCCTCCATCCACCCCAATCGCCTGCAA aTAGTTGGAATTGCTGACCCAAGACTTTTTGCACGAAAGAAGCTCCAGGAGTGTCACAACGTGCCTGAAGAAAATGTATTTGACG ACTGGCATTGTGTAACAGAAAGGGAGAAGTTTGCGGATGCAGTATTCATCTGCACTCCTGATCGCCTTCATAAG GAACCTGCAGTAGTTTTGGCGAGAAAGGGTTATCATATACTCTTGGAGAAGCCAATGGCA GTGACTCTAGAGGACTGCACAGAGATTGCTGAGACTTGCGTTCAGTGTGGTGTAATGCTAACAGTGTGCCATGTTCTCCAATACGACCCATTCATCAGAAAAATAAAA GTGCTGATTGACAGTGGAGCCATTGGGGATGTCATTCATATTCAACACTTAGAACCA GTGGGCTTTTACCACTTTGCTCACTCCTTTGTGAGAGGAAATTGGAGAAATGAGGCAGAGAGCTCTTTTGCTCTTCTAGCCAAATCCTGCCATGACCTGGACCTGATTCATCACTGGGCTGGAGGACGCAG GTGCATAAAAGTTTCATCATTTGGATCCCTCAGCCATTTCCGAAAAGAAAACAAG CCACCAGGAGCAGCAAATCGTTGCTTAGATTGTTCTGTAGAAAAAGACTGTCCTTATTCTGCAAAGAAAATCTACCTGGACAGAGTGAGAAAG GGATGGGTAAGCTGGCCAGTGTCAGTTGTGTGCAGGAATTCAGTTCCTGATATTGAGTCAGTAACTGAGGCCTTGAAAACAGGTCCATACGGTCGCTGTGTCTATGAGTGTGACAACGATGTCTGCTCAAATCAG GTTGTTAATATGGAATTTGAAGGAGGCCTCACTGCTTCTTTTAGCATGGTGGCATTTACGGAACACATATGTCAGCGCAAAACAAGCATCTATGGCAGTAAG GGGGAGCTGACCTACAACGGACATGAGATCAAAGTATTCGACTTTCTTACTCAGACATCCACAAAGCACACGGTAGCTATGAACATACCAGGGAACTTCGGCAATGGTGGTCATGGTGCTGCAGATTATCATCTTGTTGACGCTTTCGTTTCAGCTGTAGCG
- the zgc:154075 gene encoding uncharacterized protein zgc:154075 isoform X2, which yields MPSPVKVIVIGAGSRGETYSHFASIHPNRLQIVGIADPRLFARKKLQECHNVPEENVFDDWHCVTEREKFADAVFICTPDRLHKEPAVVLARKGYHILLEKPMAVTLEDCTEIAETCVQCGVMLTVCHVLQYDPFIRKIKVLIDSGAIGDVIHIQHLEPVGFYHFAHSFVRGNWRNEAESSFALLAKSCHDLDLIHHWAGGRRCIKVSSFGSLSHFRKENKPPGAANRCLDCSVEKDCPYSAKKIYLDRVRKGWVSWPVSVVCRNSVPDIESVTEALKTGPYGRCVYECDNDVCSNQVVNMEFEGGLTASFSMVAFTEHICQRKTSIYGSKGELTYNGHEIKVFDFLTQTSTKHTVAMNIPGNFGNGGHGAADYHLVDAFVSAVAFCCRKPTLPLYTDFSSP from the exons ATGCCGTCGCCCGTTAAAGTTATTGTGATTGGAGCTGGGAGCCGTGGTGAGACGTACTCTCACTTTGCCTCCATCCACCCCAATCGCCTGCAA aTAGTTGGAATTGCTGACCCAAGACTTTTTGCACGAAAGAAGCTCCAGGAGTGTCACAACGTGCCTGAAGAAAATGTATTTGACG ACTGGCATTGTGTAACAGAAAGGGAGAAGTTTGCGGATGCAGTATTCATCTGCACTCCTGATCGCCTTCATAAG GAACCTGCAGTAGTTTTGGCGAGAAAGGGTTATCATATACTCTTGGAGAAGCCAATGGCA GTGACTCTAGAGGACTGCACAGAGATTGCTGAGACTTGCGTTCAGTGTGGTGTAATGCTAACAGTGTGCCATGTTCTCCAATACGACCCATTCATCAGAAAAATAAAA GTGCTGATTGACAGTGGAGCCATTGGGGATGTCATTCATATTCAACACTTAGAACCA GTGGGCTTTTACCACTTTGCTCACTCCTTTGTGAGAGGAAATTGGAGAAATGAGGCAGAGAGCTCTTTTGCTCTTCTAGCCAAATCCTGCCATGACCTGGACCTGATTCATCACTGGGCTGGAGGACGCAG GTGCATAAAAGTTTCATCATTTGGATCCCTCAGCCATTTCCGAAAAGAAAACAAG CCACCAGGAGCAGCAAATCGTTGCTTAGATTGTTCTGTAGAAAAAGACTGTCCTTATTCTGCAAAGAAAATCTACCTGGACAGAGTGAGAAAG GGATGGGTAAGCTGGCCAGTGTCAGTTGTGTGCAGGAATTCAGTTCCTGATATTGAGTCAGTAACTGAGGCCTTGAAAACAGGTCCATACGGTCGCTGTGTCTATGAGTGTGACAACGATGTCTGCTCAAATCAG GTTGTTAATATGGAATTTGAAGGAGGCCTCACTGCTTCTTTTAGCATGGTGGCATTTACGGAACACATATGTCAGCGCAAAACAAGCATCTATGGCAGTAAG GGGGAGCTGACCTACAACGGACATGAGATCAAAGTATTCGACTTTCTTACTCAGACATCCACAAAGCACACGGTAGCTATGAACATACCAGGGAACTTCGGCAATGGTGGTCATGGTGCTGCAGATTATCATCTTGTTGACGCTTTCGTTTCAGCTGTAGCG ttctgctgcaggaaaccaaccctacctctttacactgacttcagcagcccatga